tttcttaaatattttattcatattttatcATGTACATAATTCATATAAATCAATGGAGATTagttttttagtattttattttatttgaaagaTTAACTTAttaatatttctattttatttttattttttcttttttttttatttgaaaatgatTAGGGCACGCTTTTAAAGTGTAACGACAAGTTTTCAATTTTCAGCATactttaaaagcgtggctgtATGTCCATCTTTCGGTATGTTTTAAAAGCGTGGTTGAATGTCTATTTTTTGGTACATTTTAAAAGTGTGGTTACAGGGTTATACATATAGCCATGCTTTTAAGTGTGCCAATAAATTAAAGCATGGCAAAAAGTAAAGCGTACCAATAAATCaagaaaagcgtggcgatagatCAATCGACACGCTTGCAGATGTGACTTTTCAAAAGCATGTTGGTAGCTCAAAAAGTGTGGCAAAAAGCTATCGGCACACTTTTTTGTCCTTTTCGACACGCTTTAAAAACGTGgcaaaaaactttttttttttgtagtggaAGAAGCAATTTGAGGTTGAAAAAACCAGAGAGATGAAGACGATGAATTCAAAGGTACCTTTCTATGGAGTctaaagttatatatatatatatatatatagaatccACTGGGAGAAGAATTAATGGAGAAAAATTACGATGGCATGAAGGGGGACTTTGGTTCTGGAGCATGGTGTGATTGTGTTTATTTTTTCCAAATATAATGCAACGAGATTCAATGGAGTAATAAGGAGATGGAGAGAGGTTATGATAACATAGAGATGTGGATGTTTAGAAATAAATATTACGAGTTGAATAAAAATATAGAGGAGTGTGGTATGTTGTTGGGTTGCGGTGGTGAAGAGATTCGAGGGGAATTATCTGATGGGTCCATCGCTTTCTCATGTTCTTATCTATTAGTATTTGGGCCATTCACTACAGATAACCATGTGCATCACGAGGTGAACTCAGCCTCTATGTATTAATGAGAGACGTCTTCAAGGTCGGATGAGATAGAGGAGCATAGTGAATCTAACACacaacaaaagaagaaagaggatgAACACTCATTTTATGAGGAAGCAATGATCACAAAGAGAGTTTGTGATGAGGCGAGTATGATCTTTGATGAGTTGGAGGAGGATCTAGTTCTAGAGTATGTTGCAAAAGcagaaaatcaaaagaaagacAACACATGTAATCTAAGGccaaggagaaaaaaaaaaggcgTCAAAGGAGAGTACAAGGGAAGTTGATATAAAAAAGTTTAGGCTCAGCACTTaactaataaaagaataaaagaaaagtaagtAATCTCACATCAAATTTTACACTATTAAAAACATCGATAATAATTATTGATgactacaaatcacaaaatttactCACTCCTTAGCACTTTTCTACAAAATATTCAACGAAGTCAGGTGGATAGCATACATTGAGGTGAACTAAAAGCAAGAGGTAGatatttagttatattttatgTTGCCTTTGTTGCATGTTTGATGTTATAttctttggatttttttttttatctttgtgTTTTCTTCGTTTACATGTTATTTAGATGTAGTTATGTCATATGTGTGTTGATATAGATGGTTTTTGTAAGTCGCTCACCTTTTTTGTTGGGACCTTTGtaaatttgaaatataaaaaaaaatgcttacaaaatgtataaaaattttatttttaatttttttttgaaaaaaaatatttaatatttaatatttttatcataattttaaatattttacgagtttatttattatttgtatattttaaagttatttttatCAATGACGTAAACTTTTAGCTACATTGTTTTTTTTTGGCGTACAACTTTTAgctacatttttttttttttttggtatttacTTTTAGCTACATTTTGATACTccgatatttttatttattcttgtCCAGCTGGCCATTTACTGGCAAATTGTCTGACTTGTACTGTACTTGGGCTAGGCCCATAATGGGATAACTGAGTAATATTAAATAAGAAGCCACGAGTttcctaacaaaaaaaaaaagaagccaCGAATTCGACCAAAAACAAAgaaaccaaattaaaaaaattatgtccCCCAACCAAAAATTTTGAACAATGTCGCAGTCGCAGCATCCTAAAACCCCGAAAGCCGGCATctgaagagtgaagaagaagaaggaggaggaagaaagaagagaaagagatgtcaTCGTGGAGATTGATCCTCGCAAGAAATGCTGCTGCACGCAACTGCATCATTGCGTCGCGAATCCCTAACTTCCCTCTCTCGCAATCTTGCATACCCAACCAACCTCCATTAAAGCCCCAACCAACTCCTCCCTCCTCCACCGCCTCTCCCCGTTCCGTTTCCCGTTTCTTCCTTCCCAATGACTTCCGTTTCTTCTCTCCTAAAACAGACATCACCTTCGACGACGACCCTCCGCAAAACGACGCCGTTCCGCTCTGGAATGAGACTGAACCACAAGAAGCCGCATTAGACGAAGGAGAAGGACaactagaaatagaagaagagattCACGAGATCAACGACGAGAGATTAGAATCCCTGCGGGTTCTTCTACAAAGTAATGACGACAGGTCGTTTGAGTCATCTCTTAACGACATGTGTTTAACTCTGGATCATAACTCCGTCGCCAGAATAATTGAAATCCCGTCCGTTTCGGGCGAGAATCTCGTTAGGTTTTTTAACTGGGCCCGGAACGACAAGTCGTTTAAGGTATCCCCCTCTGTGTTGGAAACAGTGGTGTCAAAGGTGTGCCAAGgtatgaagaagaaagagatatACTCTCTGTGGGATTTGGTTCGGCATATTGGTGAGGAAGAGAAGGGTGTGCTGAACGTAGGGATTCTCAACGAGTTGATATCTTCGCTGTCGAAATTGGGGAAAGGAAAGGCTGCACTCGAGGTCTTTGATAAATTGGAGGATTTCGAAATTGTGCCGAATGCTGACAGTTATTACTTCACGGTCGAAGCTCTTTGCCGGCGGAAAGCTTTCGATTTGGCTTGGTCCGTGTGTCGAAAGATGATTGATTCACAGATGGTGCTGGAAGATGTAGAGAAAATTGGTAGCATGGTGTCTTGGTTTTGTAAGGGGAAAATGGCCAGAGAAGCACATGAAGTGTATATGGCAATGGAAGAGAAAAGGAAGCAGTTACCTTTGTCTTGTATTAGCTTCTTGGTTGCCAAATTGTGTCAAGAGAATGAGACTGTTGGATTGGCTTTGAAGGTGTTGGCGGATATACAAGGAGAGAGGAGGCACCGTGCGATAAAGCCTTTTTCCGCAGTGGTTAGAGCTTTGTGTAGGATTAAGGATCTCGATGCAGCAAAGAAGTTGGTTTTGGAAATTATTGCAGATGGTCCACCTCCTGGAAATGCTGTTTTCAACTTTGTGATTACTGGATATTGCAAAGTTGGGGAAATGGGACAAGCTATGGAGATGATGAAGCTCTTGGAGAGTAGGGGTTTGAAGCCGGATCTGTACGCTTATGCTGTTCTTATGAGTGGCTATTCAAATGGTGGTGAGATGGAAGAATCTAGGAAAATATTGGAAGAGGCTAAAAAGAAGCATCCTAAGTTAACCCCTGTGATGTATCACACACTAGTTCGTGGATATTGTAAGTTGGAACAGTTTGATAAGGCTTTGGAGTTGTTGACTGAGATGAAGGATTTTGGCATTCGCCCTAGTGCAGATGAATACGAGAAGCTGATCCAGTCGCTATGTTTGAAGGCTTTGGATTGGGAAATGGCGGAAAAACTACAGGAGGAAATGAAAGAGAATGGGTTGCATCTCAAGGGTATCACTAGGGCCTTGATTAGGGCCGTCAAGGAGATGGAAAAAGAAGTTTTGGAGGCTGGAAACTCTGGTTCAGCAGCATAATCATTGGCGCTTTTTTGAGGTAGCATGAAACAATGTCTAATATTTGTAATTCTTTTCTTATTAGCAATTTCCTCATCACATGTTGTGGCAGCAGGTTGCAATCTCTATGCAAAAAAACAATTCAGAGCATAAAAGTTCAGAAGTAATGGTTGGTAGTGAACTGAATTTGATGTGTTAACTTTACTTGCATGGCCATTTTCAAGCAGGTGCTTAGTTTCCTATGCTTCcgttccttgtttcatcaccatAATGATGTAAAAAATTGGAAACTAACATTTTATGGCCAACAATTTGCCGACATTTATCTTTCCTTTTAAatttctccttctttctcttAACATTTGTCAATCCACTACCTGGCTGATTGTTAGTTAAAAAAAAGTTGGTTACCTAAACTGTTATTTTTGTTTCCCTTATACACGATATAATTGTGTTTTAAAAGATGCTTGACATCTTGAACTATTTCATTTGTGTGTGATTTACTACAATTGAATAATACAATTATCTGAATTCTTTTTTTAATCCTTAACACtgaatattttatttctatagTAATTTCACTCCAGATTTTCAGAACTTAGGAATGCACCCTAGTTTAGGCTTATATCCCAAGTACAAAATATGAGTATCTCCTTCCCGTAAAAGTGTATTCGGTTACTAAGATAGGAAAATAAATTGCTGCATGAATAGCTTTTGGAAACAAAGGATAGAAATGGTTTCATAACAAGGAAGGCAGGGAGGAATATGGTGCTGTATTTATGCTAAATTATATTGAAATGGAAATTGAATGTTTCAACTTCCAAATTCCAACTACTATTTGTATTTAAAACTGTAGAGGTTATGCCAATTGTGTCTAAAACTTGAAATATTATTTGCTTTAAAATTACGAAGGATTAAGATGATGAGGTATTTTTCTTGAGTTGCTAACTAGAGATCTTGTTTTGTTGAATGGCTTCCAATATTCTTAAtgaaattattatatatatgttacaTACTAAGAACAAAACTAAGATGGAATAGGAATTTGGTAGGGAATAGACAACCTGCTACTTGTTAGTTGTTACTAGGATGTGATTCCGCAAGTGAAAAAATTAATTGACCCATGATTAGTACAATAGTTATCCAAGTCTATAATCCTGCAAGCGAGTAATACATAGCTATTTCTCATATTTTAGAAAGTTGAAATGGTGGTGTGTTGTTGGCTGTTTGTCTCTGTCAAATTTCaatagtgttcttgttattgccGGCATTAACTGCTATAGCTATACTATACTTGACTTCtgaccaaaaaaataaaataaaaaagatgttAGTTTTTATTGTCTGTAATAGTCCTATTTGTAAAGCTATCTGTACTTGCTATAGCTATACTAGGTTTATATACATGTTTTGTGTAAAACTATCTCTCTATGGTGTATTCAAGGGAGAGTATAAGTGATGAATTCTTGGGATTGAAAAGGAAACATGTCTTGTATTGACAGCAAGTCAGTAACCATTCCTCAATATTAATATCAATACGGAAGGTGGGATTCGAGTGCTGCCTCTTCGTTTTCTCTCTGCCTCTTTATACTGCCTCTTAAGTGCAGTATAAATATTAGGTGTTGGAGTTTTGTTTTCCTACCTTTTATCTTTGCTATATCAGGATATTTGATGTGAAGTTTTGTTttcaatgataaaaaaaaatgtgaaatgCATGTTGTCCTTTGTGTTATTTTTCTGTTTGTTAAATTAGACCTTTAGTTATTTAAATTCCGGCAGTGTCTGTTCCCTGGGTAATGTCTGGTACACTACCCTCTCCTATTAACGTCTTTTGCATCCCAGTGAATC
The genomic region above belongs to Arachis stenosperma cultivar V10309 chromosome 5, arast.V10309.gnm1.PFL2, whole genome shotgun sequence and contains:
- the LOC130979224 gene encoding pentatricopeptide repeat-containing protein At3g02650, mitochondrial, with the protein product MSSWRLILARNAAARNCIIASRIPNFPLSQSCIPNQPPLKPQPTPPSSTASPRSVSRFFLPNDFRFFSPKTDITFDDDPPQNDAVPLWNETEPQEAALDEGEGQLEIEEEIHEINDERLESLRVLLQSNDDRSFESSLNDMCLTLDHNSVARIIEIPSVSGENLVRFFNWARNDKSFKVSPSVLETVVSKVCQGMKKKEIYSLWDLVRHIGEEEKGVLNVGILNELISSLSKLGKGKAALEVFDKLEDFEIVPNADSYYFTVEALCRRKAFDLAWSVCRKMIDSQMVLEDVEKIGSMVSWFCKGKMAREAHEVYMAMEEKRKQLPLSCISFLVAKLCQENETVGLALKVLADIQGERRHRAIKPFSAVVRALCRIKDLDAAKKLVLEIIADGPPPGNAVFNFVITGYCKVGEMGQAMEMMKLLESRGLKPDLYAYAVLMSGYSNGGEMEESRKILEEAKKKHPKLTPVMYHTLVRGYCKLEQFDKALELLTEMKDFGIRPSADEYEKLIQSLCLKALDWEMAEKLQEEMKENGLHLKGITRALIRAVKEMEKEVLEAGNSGSAA